From a single Nicotiana tomentosiformis chromosome 2, ASM39032v3, whole genome shotgun sequence genomic region:
- the LOC104097198 gene encoding laccase-4-like: MVSFFLKSSLFLLIITFWALADHKLALAKHAGRMTRQYKFNIQMKNVTRLCQTKSIVTVNGQLPGPTITTREGDRLLIKVVNHVQYNISIHWHGVRQLRSAWADGPAYITQCPIQTGQNYVYNFTITGQRGTLFWHAHISWLRVTVYGAIVILPKKGVAYPFPQPFKEVPIIFGEWWNDDTETNINQALQTGGAPNISDAHTINGLPGLFYNCSTKNTFRLKVKPGKTYLLRLINAALDDELFFSIANHTLTVVEVDAVYIKPFKTNIILITPGQTTNLLLKTMTHHPNATFLMAARPYSSGPAAFDNTTTTAILEYENQPSTKKSNKFPVLRPTLPIFNDTNFVTNFSKKIKSLANAKFPANVPKNIDSRFFFTVGLGLHPCPQNQTCQGPNNTKFAASINNVSFVQPNIALLQAHFFNQSNGVYTTDFPANPTFKFNYTGNPPTNIFVTSGTKVVVLSYNTRVELVLQDTSILGAESHPLHLHGFNFFVVGQGFGNYNPSQDPVNFNLVDPAERNTVGVPAGGWVAIRFLADNPGVWFMHCHLEVHTSWGLKMAWIVMDGKGRKQKLPPPPADLPKC; encoded by the exons atgGTGTCATTTTTTCTGAAGAGTTCTTTGTTTTTACTTATTATAACTTTCTGGGCATTAGCTGATCATAAGCTAGCACTTGCAAAGCATGCAGGCCGAATGACCAGACAATACAAGTTTAAT ATTCAAATGAAAAATGTTACAAGATTGTGTCAAACAAAGAGTATTGTGACAGTCAATGGCCAGTTACCAGGACCTACAATCACTACTAGGGAAGGAGACAGACTTCTCATCAAAGTTGTTAATCATGTTCAGTACAATATCTCTATTCACTG GCATGGAGTGAGACAACTAAGAAGCGCATGGGCAGATGGACCAGCTTATATTACACAATGCCCTATCCAAACGGGCCAAAACTATGTATACAATTTCACTATTACTGGGCAAAGGGGAACATTGTTTTGGCATGCTCACATCTCATGGCTGAGAGTTACAGTCTATGGAGCTATTGTTATCCTTCCCAAGAAAGGCGTCGCTTATCCTTTTCCTCAACCCTTTAAAGAAGTTCCTATCATTTTTG GTGAATGGTGGAATGACGATACAGAAACAAATATCAATCAAGCCCTCCAAACTGGTGGAGCTCCAAATATTTCGGATGCTCATACTATCAACGGTCTTCCTGGACTTTTCTACAATTGCTCCActaaaa ATACATTCAGATTGAAAGTGAAACCTGGGAAAACATATCTATTGAGATTAATCAATGCTGCACTCGATGATGAGCTATTCTTCAGTATAGCTAACCACACCCTTACTGTTGTAGAAGTTGATGCAGTTTATATAAAACCATTTAAgacaaatataattttaataacTCCAGGACAAACTACAAATCTCCTACTAAAAACCATGACTCACCACCCTAACGCCACCTTTCTCATGGCGGCGCGGCCTTACTCCTCCGGTCCCGCCGCCTTCGACAATACAACAACCACCGCAATCTTGGAATATGAAAATCAACCCTCCACCAAAAAAAGTAACAAATTTCCTGTATTAAGACCTACACTCCCTATTTTCAATGACACAAATTTTGTTACAAATTTTAGCAAGAAAATCAAAAGTCTAGCAAATGCAAAATTCCCAGCTAATGTTCCAAAAAATATTGATAGTCGATTTTTTTTCACTGTTGGACTAGGATTACATCCATGTCCTCAGAACCAAACATGTCAAGGACCAAATAATACGAAATTTGCAGCATCTATTAATAATGTCTCCTTTGTTCAGCCAAATATAGCATTACTTCAAGCTCACTTTTTCAACCAATCAAATGGTGTTTATACTACTGATTTTCCAGCCAACCCAACATTCAAATTTAATTACACAGGCAACCCACCAACCAATATATTTGTGACAAGTGGCACAAAAGTTGTAGTGCTTTCTTATAACACTAGAGTGGAGTTGGTTTTACAAGACACTAGTATTCTTGGTGCTGAAAGTCACCCTCTTCATCTTCATGGGTTCAATTTCTTTGTTGTTGGTCAAGGATTTGGAAATTACAATCCTAGTCAAGATCCTGTTAATTTCAACCTCGTTGACCCTGCTGAAAGGAACACTGTTGGTGTGCCAGCTGGTGGCTGGGTCGCCATTCGCTTCCTTGCCGACAATCCAG GAGTGTGGTTTATGCATTGTCACCTTGAAGTTCACACAAGCTGGGGATTGAAAATGGCTTGGATTGTAATGGATGGAAAAGGCCGCAAACAGAAGCTTCCTCCTCCACCTGCTGATCTTCCTAAGTGTTAA